TTCCAAATCGGAATCACTTCCCATTACAATACCAACAAGCGGGGTCTTTTGTTCTTGTAGAGACATATCTTATCAGTTTTCAGTTTTCAGTTTTCAGTTTTCAGTTAAAAAACTGTGCGTGGCAACTAACCCTGACAACTGCTCCTTTCTATGGATAAATAGTGTATGAATTTCTCTCAATAATAAGCGGTTTGGGACTACCAGCAGGAAAGTTGGATGCCCACTCGTTCGGATCATAATCTCGCGTGACGAAACAGGCACGATGCACCGGCACAGCATGCTTCAATCCGATACGCGTTGCCATTTTCACACATCCATCGTAGAATGGGAATTCACCTTCCGTTGGGTGGTTCGTCAGGAAACCGACATCCGGTTTGTATGCTGCCACTGCCGAAATCAGTTCATCATGCTCCGCGAAGTTGTTAATCGGATCTCCACTAAAATAGAGCGTTACACCGTTGCTGACAATAACGTAACCCAAATGTGTAACATCAGGTGGGTCTATATCTGCAGACGCATCACCTTCAGGCGGTTTGGCATAGACAGCATGCGCGGTGAGATTACTGAGTGTTGCTGATTCTCCAGCACGGATTTCCGAAACATTTGCTGCAGCCACATCTGTTTCTGCCAGAATCTGACAGGTGCTCTCTTCAGGTCCAACAAACCGAGTGGCATCGGAGGTCTCCCAAATTCGGCTTATGGATTCTGAACAGGTATGATCTCCGTGTGCGTGTGTTAAAAGGACGAAATCGGTTGGAAGTGTTGATTCGTCGAGTGGGGGCTCGGTATAAATGAAACGATCCGCTGGACGTTCCCGCGGAAAATAGGGATCGATTTGGACAATCGTGCCAGCCGAATCCTTTACCGCAAAACTGCTCTGTTCAAACCAATGAACAGCAACGGAGTCTTCTGGCACTTTCAAGTCAACGAGTGGATGCATATTAATTCCTTTTTTAATGGTTGTCAATTGTCAGTTTTCGGCGACCAGTAAAAACGTAAGTCAGGAACGTTTCTTTTTTTTCTGACCACTGACCGCTGATTGCTGACGGCTTCTATAATAGAGATAGGCACCAAACACACCGGCAATTGATCCTACCACATCTGCAACCCAATCTGCGAGCGTAGCGAATCTACCCGGAACGAAGGTCTGGTGCCATTCGTCACTCGCACCATAGAGAATTGACAATAGTGCTGCCATAAACCATACCAGATGTGATGGCACTACTGAGGGTTTCGCCTTCACAAAGGCTCTTGCGAGTAATCCACCAAGTATGGCGTATTCGATAAAATGGTAGAGTTTGTCAATTGTCAGCCATTCAAATTCCGGCATCGGCAGCGGTGGTTGTTCCAAGGACGAAATGCCAAAGATAAGTGCCATGTATAGGAGAGGCGGTACCCAATATTTCATATACTTACTTCAGAGCGTTGAGGATTGCGTCTACATCGTAAACACAGCCACCCCATGTACCACCGCCGACAGATTGTAGTGCTGCCCAGAGTCTCGTATCGTCTGGTAACGCCTCATCCGATGAAAGGTCTTGCCTCGGTTGTCGCTCTGCTAACAGACGTTCCCCCACTTCAGCACCGAAATGCTCACTACCGTGTCCTACCAGATCGATGCTGCCTACGAGTCGTCGGGTATCAATCTCAATCTGAATTATATCGCCATCAAGCACTTTCCCGATAGGACCATCTGCAAGTGCTTCCGGTCCGACGTGTCCAATACACGCCCCCGTCGAAACCCCAGAGAATCGCGCATCTGTAATCAAGGCGATGTTTTTACCGAACGACAGATGTTTCAACGCAGCCGTGAGTTGGTAAACCTCTTCCATACCTGTGCCTTGCGGACCGCGACAGCACAGCACTATGATGTCCCCCGGTTGGATATGCCCTTCGGCTTGTCCTTTAAGCGTCTGGATCGCATCAGATTCACGAACAAAGACCCGCGCAGGTCCCGTCATCCGATACACACCATCGTCATCGACGACGCTTGGGTCAATAGCAGTACTTTTGATGACAGATCCTTCTGGTGCGAGGTTGCCGCGTGGGAACGTGACGGTGCTTGTCAATCCTGCTGCCGCGGCTGCATCTGGATTTAGGATGACATCATCAGGAGCAACGTTATCCGCTGCTTCAAGGATTTCACGAACACGTGCGCGCCGTTCAGACGCTGCCCACCAATCCAGGTTGCTACCGAGCGTTTCGCCTGTTACCGTTAACACATCTTCGTTGAGACATCCGAGTTCACGCAGGTGTAGCATAACTTCAGGCACGCCACCGGCGAGGAAAACCTGTACCGTCGGGTGTCCAACGGGTCCGTTCGGGAGGACATCCACGAGACGTGGGACGTTCTGGTTAACTTCAGTCCAGTCCTCTATGGTGGGTCGTTGGAGTCCGGCAGCGTGCGCAATCGCGGGAATGTGTAGTAAGAGATTCGTCGATCCGCCAAACGCTGCATGCACCACCATAGCGTTCCGAATTGACTCTGATGTAACGATGTCATTCATCGTCAACCCTTTCGCAGCCAAGTTTACCACAGCGCGGGCTGAACGGAGTCCCATATCCGACCAGATGTTCTGTCCGGACGGTGCTAACGCCGTATGGGTCAGGCTCATACCTAACGCTTCACCGACAACCTGTGAAGTTGCGGCGGTTCCGAGAAATTGACAACCGCCACCGGGTGTTGCACAAGCGCGGCATCCCATGTCCGCCGCGTCTTGCAGACTGATTTCACCGTGCGCGAAACGTGCACCGATGGTCTGAATTTTTCCGGCATCCTCACCTGTCGTCGGCGGCAGTGTCACGCCACCCGGGACAAGGACAGCGGGTAGCTCTCGCATTGAAGCGAGTGCCATCATCATCGCGGGTAGACCTTTGTCGCACGTAGCAACACCCACAACCCCTTGCCGCGTCGGTAGCGAACGGATAAGTCGGCGGAAAACCTGTGCAGCATCGTTGCGGTAGGCGAGGCTGTCCATCATACCGACGGTGCCTTGTGTCCGTCCATCACACGGGTCGGAGCAGTAGCCTGCAAACGGAATTGCAGCGAGTTCCTTAAGTTCGTATGCGACTGCCTGCATGAGAAGCCCGACTTCCCAATGCCCAGTGTGGTATCCGAGGGCGATAGGCGTACCGTCAGGGGCGCGGATACCGCCTTGCGTGCTGAGAATCAGAAATTCTTCGCGTCGCAGTTCTGTTGGGGCCCAACCCATCGCTGTGTTGTGGCTCAAGCCAAATATATCGCCGCTCGGTCGAGTGAGGAGCATCTCTGCCGTGAGCGGTAAGCTGCCTTCGGGACCCGCGGCATGCGTTTGGATGTCATAAATGCCGCTATCGCCGGTTTCTAAAATGTCACTATAGGTAATTGATTTTGCCATGTTACACTTTTTCTCCTATAGGTAAGAACTGATTGATCTCTTTGCCAGAATAGGTATAAACTCATTTCCTTAGGGACCTCTTCAGTGGAAGCAATCCTCTATCTGCAAGCATACGCCAGAGAAGTACTATCAAAGCCCTTTAAAGTGTAAGGGCGGATTTCCTTATCCGCCCATTTTGTTTGATATGAACTCTTAATTTACCTTTGGTGGTTCTAATGTCCATCCGTTTTCAGTTGCAAGTGTAGCAAGTGCAATCCGTAACTTTTTAAATGTACGCTTTTGCTTGCTACCTGTGCCAAAAAACTCGGGGGCCACAATAATTTGTGAATGGGCGGAATTTTCTGGAGTAGGGTCATAGATAACATCTACGGCATGAACAACGTTTTTATCCTCGGCTTTTGTTTTCACCTCTTTGATTCCCCGGATATCACCGGCGATAAGGCTAACAATACCGTCCGTTTCGTTTAATTTAGAGAGGGAGGGATCGAATTCTCTTAGTTCTGCTCTATCCACGGATGGTTTTTTACCTTTATCATTGAAAGCTGCTGGGCGAATTATAAGCTTCCCTCTGTCAAAAAAATATTCTTCGACTTCCGATTCACTTCGTACGCTTCGATACAGCAACTCATCATTCCGTACAGAATCGTTTTTACCCATCAAGTAACCATTCCCAGAGCGTTAGATAATTGTCATGGTTAAGAAAACCTTCGTGCATTTCCGTATCAATATTTATCCCCCATACTTGGAGATACTCCATCTCATTTTCTCCGATTTGAATATGTAATTGTCGTCCTTTCTCATACCATTCTGCAGTTATATGGCCATCTTCATCGCTGGAGATGAAGGGCGTGAGCCACACATGTCCGGCAGAAATGATAGAATCAAACAATTCCTCCATAAGATCCCGCGCACGATTTAGAGTTAATTCAGTCGGTTTCTGGGAGTCGTATCCATCCCAATTGTCTTCTCGCTGTGCTAAAACATCAAGTCGATCTGATATTTGACGTTTTTGCATGGATTGGTGGATTATCTTCCAAAAATCTCCTAGTTCTGGATTTGCAATTGTCAAATTCTCTGGTTCAAACGTAGTTACGCCAACGTAGAATGAAGGAATTGCATCGGTTGTCTGTTGGAGATATACCCTTAATCCTATGGTGGGTTCATACAACATTGATATTTGACCGAGGCCCCTAGCAAGCTGCTCGAAAATTCGGATATCATCTAACGACTTAGTTGTGGCAACAGCAGAGAAGGACATTGTAAGTAATGGTGAATGAACGGACAGATCGGGCCAAGCAGTTATCTCGGCAGATTCAAACGATTTTGGTGAGCTAAGGAAAATATGAGCGTCCTCATGAGTTTGATTTTCCCATGACCTCGCGTAAGCTATCGGTAATACTCCACTGGAAGATGTTCCAACTAAGTCGCTTGAGTAGGTCGCATTTTGTAAGGACATTGTTTATCCCTTCTATTTTGTTTTCGACAAAACAGTCTACGTCAATTATATACGATTTTTCATTCACCAATTGATTTTGTCCGAACCTTCCGGATACCTCAGACAAAACATGAATCACATTCGCTTTTATGTTTCCATCGTTGAATTGAGATATTTTTTCTAAAGTCTTGATATCTGCTGCCAAGGGTGTAGGTAGTTCCGGGAAAATATGCTGAGGAATAAAAGCCTCAACCTCATATTTTGTGTGTGGAAGAAAGATTCTATTCGCTATATCTCGATACCTAAGACCAATGCGAATAAGATAAGATGGTTCATAAATTTTACTGAATGTTTGCAGAACCTTTTTGAGTCTTTCTTTAAAGTCTGCATAATTTCTATAGTTTCCGGTACAAGCGAGAGCGATAGAATTATTTGCTAAGGATATTTGCCAATCTCTCTGTTCGGAAAAAAAGCGAAATATTTTATTTTCAGAAACTACTTTCTCAAACTCTTTAGGCATACCAGGAGGCAAGAGAGAAATCTCTGACTCTAGTTCCGGATACCCATCTTTTCTTACAATATCCTGAAATTCGGCAGGTGTTTCTTGTGATATTTTCATAATTGCAGGAAAGCGAGCCTGAAATACAACCTCAAATAGGATATTGTGTTTGTATTCTACTCTTTCAAATTCCTGAAAGTTCATAGGTCAAGAACCTCAATTGACTGTGTGTTCATAAAACAGAGTGCCTCTACAAATGTTTTGAGAGTATCCTTTAAGAAAACAATGCTATGGGGCTAAGCACAACCACCTGCACATAAATTTAGCAATGAAACCACTAGGAAAACCGGGTATATTACCCTATCTTGCAAACTAACGTGGAGAATATTTTAACATATAAAATTAAAAAAATCAAACTTTTTCGGAATTAGTCAGGGCTGTTGTTATATAGGTTATTCGCTCTCACGTATCGGTTCAAGAAAATGGACATCAATACCTATTATCATGTCTTTACAAACATCAGATAACTTTTGGATATTTGGCGTATAATTGACTAATTGACGACCTTTAAGAATCAATCCTGTTACATGGTTTTCTACAAAAACATAAGAAATTGCCATATTTCCTTTAAAAAGATCAGTGTATATCGCGTCTATATATAGAACGTGAGTTACATACCCTTTATTAATCTCTACATCTCCGAGTCTTCGCAATTCACTTTTCAGGTAACTTTCTATCTCGTTTTTCGCTTTTTCAATTGGGCAATTCACCTCTACAATAAGTGCGAATCCTTCGTATGCGGACTTTTCATAGGTTGGTTCACTTTCAGACGGTTGCCTGAGAAGAAAAACAGCGATAATCACGATGACAACGAAAATTGCACCGATAATTAATAGGCTTAAACGGTTGGCTTTCATAGTGTCACCTTAAATGCATATAGAGGGGTTAAAACCCCTTGTGCAATGTAAACCCAAAACACATAGCACAGCATAGTTGGTATAAATAGAGAACCTATCTGCAAAACAAACACTACAATATCCGAAAATACGGGTTGTCGGATGACACCCTAAAGTTTACGTGATATGCTATTTTTCTCAGGATGCATAGTTTTCCTCGGGCATAGTTACCCGATCTGACTCGGTTAAGGGGTAGAGACCGCGCCAAAGGCTGACGCGGGTCAGATTCTCTACCAACTATGCATGGCAATATTATACGGCTTTTCCAAACAAAAGTCAAATTTATTGGCTATTAGTCCACTGGCATCAAATCAAAAAATCTATTCAAACAACTGTGCCACCGGGCACGTAAACCCTTCAACGACATCCTCACCTGTCAAGGTGTCTTCAAAATTCAGCAGTGTAAAGTCCATTTCAGAACGATAGACCGTAACCGTTTTCATAATCGGTTCAATAACCCAGACCAAGCGTGTCCCTGCCTTCAGATAGGCTAACGCCTTTTCGGTAACGTCATAATGCTTATCTGTTGGCGAAACTATCTCAATCGCGAGGTCAGGAGCTACTGAGAATCCTTTTAGCTTATCTTCTGACAACCGTTCTGTCGAGACAAACGCAATATCAGGTTTTACCACCCGATCACCCAGCTGAAATGTCGTTTCTGCAATATATAAACGCCCTAATTTATTTTCACGAACGTGCGATGCTAAAAGAAAATGAACGTTAGATCCTATTTCACCATGCACAATTGCGGCAGCTGCCATCGGCACTAATTCTCCTTTTATGTACTCATACCCCTCGAAATCGTTTTCAAGAAACTCCTCCAGTGTTATTGTGTGAGGCACTGATCTCTCTTGAATAGATTCAGCGTTCGTCTGCGAATTAGGCATCGGTTTCCTCCTCTTTCGTAGGGGCGATCTTCCGATCGCGACATCTTCTATTTTTTCTGCCCTGTAAGCAGCTTCGCAACCTCGGCTCTACCTGCTTTAACTTCTGCCTCGTCCACCTCTATCTGTAGCATCCCAGCCACGAATTGCGTCAGTTGCCAGTCAACTTTCGTGACAGCCAGAGGGGTCATGCCCTGATTATCTTGGATGGTTGTATCCGCACCCTTTTCTAAAAGTAACTTTGCTGTTTCAGCGTGTCCGAAGAAAGCCGCTGCGTGTAGTGCAGTTCCACCGTCTCGACTCCTGACATTGATCTCTGCGCCGCGTTCGAGGAGCATCGCGACTGCTGCTGTGTGGCCCATTAATGCCGTTGTGCTCAACAGTGTTGACCCGAATTCCATGTTCATGGCATTGGGGTCCGCGCCATCTGCTAAAGCCTGTTTCAGTACCGCGGTGTTACCCGTGAATGCTGCCGCCCATATATCACCTATGACCGCGTCTGATTCCGAAGGTGGTTCGACCTTGAGCATCTCAGCGATTTTGGCTTTCCCTGCTGCGACCTGCTCCTGTTCGAGCTTTACGCCTAACGATCTCGACAAAAACTGCGTCATTTCCCAAGGCACCGCCAAAATGTCTATAGGTGTCGCCCCGTCGCCATTTTTTGTGTTTACATCAGCACCGTTGTTTATAAGCAGTTCAGCAGTTTCAGCGCGTCCTAAAAACGCAGCCAAATGCAAAGGCGTATTCCCATCTCGATTTCTGCCGTTGATATCCGCCCCATGTTGGAGCAGCAGTTCAGCAGCAGCCGTTTGATCCATCATCGCTGCCCATGCCAAGGGCGGCATCTCAAAACGCGTCTCATTAACATCGGCACCCTCTGCTATGTGTTGTTTGATAGCTGCGATGTCTCCGGCGCGTGCAGCACCTATTAAGGTATTTTCTGTTAATTTTAGAAACCCTTTCATGAGGTCGCCATCCTCTGGAATAGCGAACGGCGGGTCGGGTTGTTTGTTCCATATCGGCATTCCGTCAGCAATTTCCCGCTGTATATCACTTTTGCGGCTGCGAATGAAGTCGCGTGCTGCCGCTAATTCACTCTCAAAAGTCGGCTTAGGCGCGTTTCCCGACCTTCCACCTCTGCCCCATTCTTCTTCAACCACACGCTGAGCAGGCACTAAATGTGGCTCAACCATCACAGCGACTTCGTCTAACCTCGCTAACAATTCCGTTGTGTTCCAATGTTTGTCTAAAATCTCAGTAAGCACTTTCCTATACTGTTGTCGTCCGGACTCGGATTGATACAACTTATAGGCGATCAGTCCCTGTGTTTTAACAGAGATTGGTGCCCCTGCGTCGTTCATGAAATCAATTTTACTCAACTTGGTAAAGACAGAGTCCATGCCCCACGGAATGAAATAAAATTTGTTATCATCAGGGTTCAAATAGGCAAAAAAGTTGTTCTTGTTCCCCGAGTAACCGTCCCAGAACCCGACTAAGCCTTCAGCAGCCCAGAACTTATAAAACGACTCCAAATCTACCAACTTACCGATGTCAACCTCTGTTGTTTTTGGGTCCGCCAGAAGGTCAATCAAGGCTTTAATGTGTGTCCTGCCCTGTGTATCGTCGCCACGTTTGTGTTCAAGACTGTTTTCCCAACCTTCATAAAAATCCACGACCGTCCCTTCGTAGAGGGGACCATCGCTGTTCCCGAAGGCACGTTTCAATAAGGGTGCCCGCATGGTTTCTACGTGCGAATATATTCCAAGGTCTTTGCCGTTCACTGTTACTTTCGCATACGCGCATCGCGGTGCAGGTGATCCGATCGCATTAAACAGCGCATACCCTATAAACTGGCTCACCAAACCTGTGTCTTGTTTGTTGTTATTAAGCGTTAGGTTTGTTAATCCTTCAATCTCACCATCTTTGTCAACGTGATTTAGTTTGATTTTGAGGGACGGACGCGTGTGGCTGAGTGAACCGATAAACCCTTTTTTACGGATTCCTACCTCTGGGAAAACTACGCCATCAATGCTGACACTCGCGTCAACATAAGTATACGGACTTTCCATCGGCTTGAATTGCCGGGAGGCACCGAGTGCTGTTCTGATATCCCGTGACTGATACCGGATTGTATCCCAATCCTGCTGCGACAGCGTAATCTGCACGTCTATAATGCGGTCTGTTGGAAAAATATCATCTAATGTAAGTTCTTTCGCATTGGTATGTTGGGCAGCAATCCCAAAACAGAAAATTATTGCTAAGTACATTATCCATTTCGTCATCTTTTTCTCCTGTTATTTTAACTCGAATCCTTCCCTCGGTAGGCGAGGTTTTGCAGCGGACTCGATCCGGGGAATGCCATTAAGGCATTCATACCGTTGATTCATGCGACGTGCATTCCAATCTCGCCGGTGCAGAGTGTATAAGTAATTCTAAAACCTACTATAGTTTATCACATCTTGATTTTTTATGCTTGCGAATTTTGAACGTTATTGGTATCCTATCTTGTAGGAGCAATCTCCCGCTCCCAAGCGAGAATATATTTATAGCAACCATTTCCAGAAAGATAACGCAATGTCAAATACCTCCCACATCCGAGACAACAGCATGTATGGCACCGTCGCCGATTTTCTGCGAGATAAAATCCAAGACGGTTCCTCCCTCTCCATTGTTTCTGCTTATTTCACCATTTACGCCTTTAATAAACTTAGAGATGAGTTGAGCAGTATCAAGGAACTCCGTTTCCTTTTCGGAGAACCGAGTTTTATCGGCGGAATAGATCCACAAAAAACCGAAAGCAAGGCGTTTGAGTTAACCGAAACAGGATTAAGTCTTGGGAATTATCTCCCGCAAAGCGAAGTCGCTAAGGCGTGTGCGAATTGGATTGAGAAGAAGGTTAAAATCAAATCGGTACGTCAGTCAAACTTTCTGCACGGCAAAATGTATTATATTGAGAAGAACGGGAGCGAGGATGCGCTTATCGGCAGTTCCAATTTTACTGTCCGCGGCTTGGGATTGAGCGAAACCGCCAACAATATAGAACTCAACCTCGAAGTTGATAGCAAAAGCGACTGTGCCGACCTTAAAGCGTGGTTTGATAACCTCTGGGAATCGGATCAGGTAGAGGATGTAACGAACGAGGTTGTGCGGAATTTGAAAAATGCTTATCAGGACAAAGACCCCGAATTCATCTACTATAAAACGCTTTACCATCTCTTTGAAAACATATTGGCAGATGTAGGCGACGCGGAATTTGCCGAAGCGAATCCTTCATTCTTGCAGATGGAAATCTGGCAGACGCTCTATGCTTTTCAAAGGCACGGTGTTCAGGCGTGCATCCAAAAACTCAAAGCTTATAACGGGTGTATTATCGCTGATAGCGTCGGATTGGGCAAAACCTACGAGGCACTCGCGATTATCAAGTACTTTGAACTGCGAAATAAGAATGTTTTGGTACTGTGTCCGAAAAAGTTAGAAAAGAACTGGACGCTTTATCCGGTACACTATCGGAGAAGACGTAATCCACTGAAAGCCGATAAGTTCCGCTACAATGTGCTGGCACACACAGATTTGAATCGAGAATATGGAGATGCCAACGGTATTGACTTGGCGCAGCACGAATGGGACGGATATGATCTCATCGTTATTGATGAATCCCACAACTTCCGAAATCGTGGTGTCCGCTACGAGAAATTGATGGAAGATGTCATCCAGAGTGGCGGCAAAACACAGGTGCTTATGCTTTCCGCTACACCGGTCAACAATAGACTCACTGATCTTGCGAATCAGATCTGTTTAATCACTGAAGATGAGGACGACGCTTTTAGACAGACTGGTATTCCAAGCATTAGGGGGACGCTCAACGCTGCACAAAGTCGTT
This is a stretch of genomic DNA from Candidatus Poribacteria bacterium. It encodes these proteins:
- a CDS encoding MBL fold metallo-hydrolase, with amino-acid sequence MHPLVDLKVPEDSVAVHWFEQSSFAVKDSAGTIVQIDPYFPRERPADRFIYTEPPLDESTLPTDFVLLTHAHGDHTCSESISRIWETSDATRFVGPEESTCQILAETDVAAANVSEIRAGESATLSNLTAHAVYAKPPEGDASADIDPPDVTHLGYVIVSNGVTLYFSGDPINNFAEHDELISAVAAYKPDVGFLTNHPTEGEFPFYDGCVKMATRIGLKHAVPVHRACFVTRDYDPNEWASNFPAGSPKPLIIERNSYTIYP
- a CDS encoding VanZ family protein, whose translation is MKYWVPPLLYMALIFGISSLEQPPLPMPEFEWLTIDKLYHFIEYAILGGLLARAFVKAKPSVVPSHLVWFMAALLSILYGASDEWHQTFVPGRFATLADWVADVVGSIAGVFGAYLYYRSRQQSAVSGQKKKKRS
- a CDS encoding YjhG/YagF family D-xylonate dehydratase, with the translated sequence MAKSITYSDILETGDSGIYDIQTHAAGPEGSLPLTAEMLLTRPSGDIFGLSHNTAMGWAPTELRREEFLILSTQGGIRAPDGTPIALGYHTGHWEVGLLMQAVAYELKELAAIPFAGYCSDPCDGRTQGTVGMMDSLAYRNDAAQVFRRLIRSLPTRQGVVGVATCDKGLPAMMMALASMRELPAVLVPGGVTLPPTTGEDAGKIQTIGARFAHGEISLQDAADMGCRACATPGGGCQFLGTAATSQVVGEALGMSLTHTALAPSGQNIWSDMGLRSARAVVNLAAKGLTMNDIVTSESIRNAMVVHAAFGGSTNLLLHIPAIAHAAGLQRPTIEDWTEVNQNVPRLVDVLPNGPVGHPTVQVFLAGGVPEVMLHLRELGCLNEDVLTVTGETLGSNLDWWAASERRARVREILEAADNVAPDDVILNPDAAAAAGLTSTVTFPRGNLAPEGSVIKSTAIDPSVVDDDGVYRMTGPARVFVRESDAIQTLKGQAEGHIQPGDIIVLCCRGPQGTGMEEVYQLTAALKHLSFGKNIALITDARFSGVSTGACIGHVGPEALADGPIGKVLDGDIIQIEIDTRRLVGSIDLVGHGSEHFGAEVGERLLAERQPRQDLSSDEALPDDTRLWAALQSVGGGTWGGCVYDVDAILNALK
- a CDS encoding TIGR04255 family protein; translated protein: MNFQEFERVEYKHNILFEVVFQARFPAIMKISQETPAEFQDIVRKDGYPELESEISLLPPGMPKEFEKVVSENKIFRFFSEQRDWQISLANNSIALACTGNYRNYADFKERLKKVLQTFSKIYEPSYLIRIGLRYRDIANRIFLPHTKYEVEAFIPQHIFPELPTPLAADIKTLEKISQFNDGNIKANVIHVLSEVSGRFGQNQLVNEKSYIIDVDCFVENKIEGINNVLTKCDLLKRLSWNIFQWSITDSLREVMGKSNS
- a CDS encoding Uma2 family endonuclease; translation: MPNSQTNAESIQERSVPHTITLEEFLENDFEGYEYIKGELVPMAAAAIVHGEIGSNVHFLLASHVRENKLGRLYIAETTFQLGDRVVKPDIAFVSTERLSEDKLKGFSVAPDLAIEIVSPTDKHYDVTEKALAYLKAGTRLVWVIEPIMKTVTVYRSEMDFTLLNFEDTLTGEDVVEGFTCPVAQLFE
- a CDS encoding CotH kinase family protein, whose amino-acid sequence is MTKWIMYLAIIFCFGIAAQHTNAKELTLDDIFPTDRIIDVQITLSQQDWDTIRYQSRDIRTALGASRQFKPMESPYTYVDASVSIDGVVFPEVGIRKKGFIGSLSHTRPSLKIKLNHVDKDGEIEGLTNLTLNNNKQDTGLVSQFIGYALFNAIGSPAPRCAYAKVTVNGKDLGIYSHVETMRAPLLKRAFGNSDGPLYEGTVVDFYEGWENSLEHKRGDDTQGRTHIKALIDLLADPKTTEVDIGKLVDLESFYKFWAAEGLVGFWDGYSGNKNNFFAYLNPDDNKFYFIPWGMDSVFTKLSKIDFMNDAGAPISVKTQGLIAYKLYQSESGRQQYRKVLTEILDKHWNTTELLARLDEVAVMVEPHLVPAQRVVEEEWGRGGRSGNAPKPTFESELAAARDFIRSRKSDIQREIADGMPIWNKQPDPPFAIPEDGDLMKGFLKLTENTLIGAARAGDIAAIKQHIAEGADVNETRFEMPPLAWAAMMDQTAAAELLLQHGADINGRNRDGNTPLHLAAFLGRAETAELLINNGADVNTKNGDGATPIDILAVPWEMTQFLSRSLGVKLEQEQVAAGKAKIAEMLKVEPPSESDAVIGDIWAAAFTGNTAVLKQALADGADPNAMNMEFGSTLLSTTALMGHTAAVAMLLERGAEINVRSRDGGTALHAAAFFGHAETAKLLLEKGADTTIQDNQGMTPLAVTKVDWQLTQFVAGMLQIEVDEAEVKAGRAEVAKLLTGQKK